The segment GTCACGCCCGCAAACACGCTGAAGTAATCCGGGAACGTCTTCGCCACACAGCCCGGATCATTGATCCGCACCGGCAGCGGCCCGAAGGCTGCCAGCGAGAAGCACATCGCCATGCGATGGTCATCATAGGTGCCAATGCCGTCGGCCGGAGTCTGCCACGGCTGCGGCGGCGTCACACGCAGGTAGTCTGCCCCCTCTTCCACGACTGCGCCGAGCTTGCGCAGTTCCGTCGCCATCGCCGCGATACGGTCCGTTTCCTTGACGCGCCAGCTGGCGATATTGGTCAGCGTGGTCGTGCCTTCGGCAAACAGTGCTGCCACCGCCAGCGTCATCGCCGCATCGGGGATATGGTTGCAGTCCAGTTCGATGCCGTGCAGGCGCCCGTCGTCGCGTTCCGTGCCGCGCACTTCGATCCAGTTGTCACCGGCCATCACATTGGCGCCCATGCGGTTGAGCGCCTCGGCGAAGCGCACATCGCCCTGGATGCTGGCCATGCCCACGCCTTCCACCCGGACCGGGCCACCGCCGATCGCGCCGGCCGCCAGGAAGTAGGAAGCGGACGACGCATCGCCCTCGACAAAGATCTCGCCCGGCGAGCGGTAAGCCGCGCCGGCCGGCAGCACGAAGCGCTCCCAGCCCTGCCGCTCGATCTCGATGCCGAAGCGCGCCAGCAGGTTCAGCGTGATCTCGATATACGGCTTGGAGATCAGCTCGCCCACCACCTCGATCTCGATGCGGCCGCTGTCGGATTGCGCCATCGGCAGGCTCATCAGCAGCGCGGTCAGGAAC is part of the Cupriavidus necator genome and harbors:
- the aroA gene encoding 3-phosphoshikimate 1-carboxyvinyltransferase; its protein translation is MEHLTLGPLTRANGTVRLPGSKSISNRVLLLAALATGETRVRDLLDSDDTRVMLQALRTLGVAWRQEGDDYIVTGAGGNFPNKSAELFMGNAGTAIRPLTAALALQGGNYKLSGVPRMHERPIGDLVDGLRQVGAVIDYLGNEGFPPLHIQPAGIRIDAPIRVRGDVSSQFLTALLMSLPMAQSDSGRIEIEVVGELISKPYIEITLNLLARFGIEIERQGWERFVLPAGAAYRSPGEIFVEGDASSASYFLAAGAIGGGPVRVEGVGMASIQGDVRFAEALNRMGANVMAGDNWIEVRGTERDDGRLHGIELDCNHIPDAAMTLAVAALFAEGTTTLTNIASWRVKETDRIAAMATELRKLGAVVEEGADYLRVTPPQPWQTPADGIGTYDDHRMAMCFSLAAFGPLPVRINDPGCVAKTFPDYFSVFAGVTG